A window of Panthera tigris isolate Pti1 chromosome A3, P.tigris_Pti1_mat1.1, whole genome shotgun sequence genomic DNA:
CAGGCAGGTGGGAGTGAGGTCCCTGCCCCCCGGTGCAAGACCCCCCCAAAAGAGGATGCCGCAGGGATCCTTAAATAAAACACACGCCTGCTTTGCggtgaaaacatttattttacaacagttatctttattttaaggtCAACATTCAGACATACGAAATGGAGATCATCACGGGACCCATCCTAACCCTCCAGCCTGGCCCTCAAGGGTGCACGTGGGAGCCGGGGTCAGGGGCACCTGCCCACCTCTGTGGGTTCCAGCAACAGGACAAACCGGCGCATGGACGGCTGTTTCCATGCATTtgtatttagtatttaaaaacaatgtatatatacacgtgtcTATTCCAGAGTGAACTGCCTTCCCTCTCTTAGCCTGAAACATTGTCCCATTTCCTAGGGAAACAAAATCTGCGAAAGGTACTGCCTGTGGACCCTGAGCCCAGCCCCTTCCTGGAGGGTGGCCCCGTGTGGCCCCTGCTCCTTCCCAGTGGACCCCTCCCAAAGCAGACCTGTGGGCAGGAGACAGCATCCCCTCTAGAATGCATTTGTCACGGGCTGTATCCTATGCTTAGAAAACTGGTTTTAATGTTTCGAGGGAGGGAAGATTTCCAGCCACCTGGAGGTCCCAAAGGGTCACTCACTGGAGTGTCAGGTGAGCACGAAGGGTGGGCCCCCAGAGACGGGGGTGGCACTGGGGGACGGTCCACCACGGTAGCCCTGGCACCCTACCTGGCCGTTCACACAAACCCTAGGGACACAAGCGGGTCGGTGTTCACTTCTGCGCACCCGGCGAAGGAGCCTACCTGCCTCCAAGACCCTGCTCTTGACCCAACTCACCAGGAAACCCAAGGCCGTTTTGGGGCCAGCTTTTATTGTACTTGTTGCCGCTGGACAGCAGCAGTCACGCCTGCCGCGggatatatacatattcacatatgtacacacacacacacacacacacccactgcCCACACCTATAGCACAGACGACGCCAGCCGTGCTCGTAAGGACAGTAAAAACGTAGCTTTCGCCAATTCCACAGGAGGGTTCACAAccaaagtaacaaaaacaaacagggcGGTCCTGTGTCACACGGGCTCACAGATCAGCGTGTTGAGAAAGGAATGAGGTCGCTCCTCCCACACCCACACCCTCACGTCCGTCCCTCTGGTGGGATCTGCCGAGAGCCGGGGGAGGCCGGGCAGGGCCCCACCCCCCCGGTGGGAGCCCGCGTGCAGGCGCCCACCCCACCTGCCGGTGGCGTCACCCCAGCGTCTCCCAGATGGCCAGCGGGCACTCCTCCAGCAGGAGCTCACCCGACGGCCCCCCCTGCCGTCAGAACTCGTGGGAACAGGCCTTTCCTGGAGCAGGAGCCTCGTGGCCACGCCTGGTGGTCAAGGGTGTGGAAACGCCACCTGCTCTAACCCCAGCACACTCTGGCTTCTCCAGTGGGTCCCCATGGGTGCCAAACCACGCCGACTGACCAGGGAACTAGGAAAGCTCACACGCCGAGCGGTCCTATCTAAAGCagtttgaaaacagaacaaagccaaaggaagacaagagaaaggaaagaagaccaCATCACGGGGCAGGAACAGAACACAAACACCAGCAGCCACCATCAGACGCCCCGCGAGTCTCCTGCGTGTTTCCTGCCATCCTGAAGCGGTCGCTGCTGCCAGGCCCCTGAGGGCATCTGGGCAAGCCCTACGCTTTGTGGAACAGGACGGGCTCCAGCCCGCACTGGCCCGGCGCGCTCTGGCCACACATGGCCTTGGCTCGaggggggtgggtgtgtgggggagggaagcGGGGGAGGTAAGTGGAGGGGGGAAGCGGgcggtgggggggaaggggacgGCACGGGGGTTgtagggagggaagagggagggggaggggagagggggacggGGGGGGGCCCCCCCTCCACGGGAAGggaagcgggggtggggtgggggtgtcctaGAGCCAGGAGCTCTCACAGCTGCGCAGCAGGCAGACAGTCGCCCCCATGTGGCCAGTGAACAGGGTGCCCCTCCAGACTCAGCAAGTGCACAGCAGGGAAACACACAGAACACTCCAGAAAAAGGGAACACGCCCAGGGCTGACAGTGAGCACAGCCGGGGGCTCTCATTCAGAATCGCCAAGTCAGGGCCAggcagggagaatcccaggcCCCTGGGCAATCGTCACCGTCCCCACTGCCACGATTCACTTCAACTACACACATTCTTCAAAGGACTGGTCGGACAAACTTCCTGCCCGGCCCCTCTTGCAAcacccacccgccccccccccccggcccccaggacAGCGTCCCGTCCTGTGGCTGGAGGACACTTGGCGAGGGGCTCCCCAGACGCATGCAGTGGCCCCGGGGTTTTTTGAGCACAGAGGTGCGTGGTCCCCTGCAGGTCCCAGCAGCAGAGGGGGAGGCTTTCTACCTTAAGTCCAGGCTTTGAAGTTAGTTCTTGGCCATTCTGGGGGAAAAACAACTCCCAAAGGTATTTCCAGAACGTCACAAAGGCCGACCACAGTCTGCCTCTCAGGCTCCATCTCGCTGCCGTGTTGGGACTGGCAGAGAACAGCTCCGTGGTCTTACCTCCTCCCTGGTCCCAGAGCCGGCAATGGAGGTCAGATTTTAGcgaattatttctaatttaaaatcaCAGTGCATACTTTCTCTCTCGTTGGACGTCTTCACAATCATTTTAATggacaaaaaacaacaaagtggGATCAAACACCTGCCCAGGGGCCCGGTACTGGCTCCGCCCTCACACGGCTGCTCTCCGCTTTCTGTCCTCACACTGCTATCCCTCCAGCCACTTCCTGGCCAACAGCAAGAACCTGCTCTCCTCGAGGCCCCGGGTGGCAGACAAGCGAGGGCCCCGCGGGCGGAGGCGGCAGGCGTCAGGAGCGCGACCCGGGACGTCTGAGCCGGCTGAGCCGGCGGCGTCCTCGTCCTTCACTGCAGATCCAGGACGCATCCCGCAGCAGCCAAGCCCACGTGGGCCCCGCGGGTCTCCACCGGCCAGTGCAGGCCCAGCAGGGAGCCACGGCACCTCTGGCGCTGCTGGGGGTGTGGGGCAACTCTCAACTCTGGGCCGGCACGGGCACATCATAACCCACGTCTCCTCAGTCCCCGCGGCAGGGGCGTCACCCACAAGTTCTGGGGCACAGACAAGACTGACTTCCAGCTCCACAAAAGGTGCTGCTCAACACAGCGGTGAGAGGAGGATCCCACAGTCCGGCTGCTGCCTCACCAGCCAAGGGCACCAGGTGCACCTTCGGTCCGGGTGCTGCCTCCTCTGGGAACCTGATGTCTCTAGCGCCGCCTGACCCATCCACGGCGGCCGAAGGGATCGGgcgaaggaaggaggggaggagctcTGGGAAGCGCAGAGAAGAGGGCTGCGCTCACCACTGTGCTTCCCAGAGCCGCTCGGCCCTGCTCCGCCAGCAACCTGGGCCTGGACGGTCAGCCCCTCTGACGACAAACTGGCTCGCCACCACCACCTGTGGTTCTTCCAGGTCCAGAAAGCCCACCGGGAGGCCCGGACGGGCCTGAAGGAATGTGGAGGGTGACCCGAGGGGAGGGCAGGTGGCTGGAATGTGGCCGGGGCACAAGAGTGGGAGTGCGGAAGAACCACGTCCCACAGCCTGGCCAGGGACCGCGTGCCACGGGGTCCCGGGCCGCATCCGGGCAGAAAACGCGATCCGGGGGTCAGCAGAGCCCGCGACACGTTCCACGACAAACTCGCCCAAAGGAAAACCCAGCCACGAGGCCAAGCCACCAAGGCAAACGGCCCCGCACAAACCCACAGCACGAAAAGGCCACCAGCGCTGGGCGGAGGGAGGACGTGCCCAGCTCCTCCCAGGCAACGAACGCGTCCAGGGGCTCTGGCTGTGACCACACGGCTGGCGAGCACAGGACAGGGACTGGACCTCACAGCTGCCGCCGGCCAGAACCCGCCTCTGGCCGCCACCAACACAGGGGAAGGAGCCACCCTTCCGGCCCCAGCCTGCCCGGCTGGGAGACCCTACGCAGCAGCCACGGCCGGTGCGGCCACTCGTGAGCCCCGAGACTGCTTCGGCGTCTGGTTCACGCGGCCACACCGCGGCGCGCCcacaacacagacacacacggaACGTGGCCCCAGACATGctattaaaaaaggagagaacagaagaggaCCGTAGCTACACTGCTTTAAATACTGCATGCGACGCACTTCACGTGTTGGGGGGCGACGGGCGGGCGGGCACAGAGGTGGGAAGGGCCCCGGCGGGCTGGCGGCTGCTCCTCCTCCGTGGCcagggcagccccctccccatctctgcgGCTACAGTTCATGATTCTAAGGGTGAAGTGGCCGGGTGCTGGGCTATCCTCTATCACAGCGGCTCCGGAACTTAGTTGAACCCGTCGGTGTGGTAGCTGGGGTGGGAGTCGGCCGTGAGCTGGGTGGTCTCTGTGGCGGACGCTGGCTGGATGACAATCGGCGTGTCTGCGGCCTCTGAAAAGCAAGCACGTGCGTGTTCATCGTGTGAGGGCGGAGCCTCGCCACCGGGCCTCCCGAGCGCACGTGTGACCCCCAACGACACCGTCCTCGTGACAAAGCTCCGTCGCCTGGCCGCTCCACCAGGGTCACAGGTCGGAGGGGAGAGGCTACCTGCGCACCTCCACCCAACGCAACCTTCCTCCGTCGCCTCAGGTCACCGCCAGCCCTCGGTCCCTCCCCACCTGCTGGGTCCCGTGGAACTTCGGCCGCTTCAGATCGCGGGTGGGGACAGCCCTCTGCGTCTGCTTTTACCTCAAGTGTCCACGTTCACACCTCAACAGTCCCAGCGACCACCACAAACACTCCGGCACCGTGTCAGTGCCCTCCTGTTTGACAAGACAGGTCGACACGGCTcagggcccggcccggcccgccccgccccgctcaGCGGCCCTCGGCGGCCACTCACCCCGCTCGTCCGACTGCAGCTGTGCCTCCAGGTCCTCGGGGGACACGTAGAAGCCGGCGTCCTCGCCCGCGGGCGCCCTGGGCTTGCACCTCCCGCAGCAGCAGTTGAAGCAGcagcagaggcagcagcagcagtagcagcaggTGAGGAGGCCGCACACGACAAACAGCGCCTGCGCGGGTGGACGACAGGGGGCGCTGGCCACGCGGCCTCCGGGACCCCGGCCACGCGGCCTCCGGGACCCCCACCCTGCGGCCAGCCGGAGGCCGCTCCGGGGGGCGTGTCAGGCCCAGACGCCCTTCGCAGCCCTTCACGGCCCGGGGAGCGGGGACACTGAGAGACCGAGCTCTGTAAGCTTCTGGAAAGGGAGcctccggggggggggtggggggggggcctaCGGGGCTGACTGGCCACCACCACGGCGCCTGGTGGCCGGGGCCGTCACACCCTCGGGCCTTCACGGGACACGGGTTGTGAGTCAAGTGAGGAAAAGGACAAGCGTTCAAAACAGAACCACCGGACAAAATGTCAAAAGTTTCTCAAGTCAGATTTCAAACACGTCCTCCCCCACGACGACAAAAACATGCGTCCAAAACGCGCTGGAAAAGCTCCCTGGCGAGGCCGGTCTCTGTAGGAACTTACTCGTCAGAGAACGTCCGCTCGGTGTCGGGCTCGCTCTGTGCCCTCTCGGCCCGTTGCACACAGGCAAGCGAGCCGGCCACGTCCGCACGGGACGAGGAGAAAGGCTGCCCCACACCCGGGAACCGGGGCCCCTGAGCAGAGCCCCTGGACCGAACGGTCTGACTGTGTGCGCCcggaccccccgccccccgcccattCCGCTCACCTTGGCCCACCAGCTGGAGAGCACAAAGTAGGTGTTCACG
This region includes:
- the DNAJC5 gene encoding dnaJ homolog subfamily C member 5 is translated as MADQRQRSLSTSGESLYHVLGLDKNATSDDIKKSYRKLALKYHPDKNPDNPEAADKFKEINNAHAILTDATKRNIYDKYGSLGLYVAEQFGEENVNTYFVLSSWWAKALFVVCGLLTCCYCCCCLCCCFNCCCGRCKPRAPAGEDAGFYVSPEDLEAQLQSDEREAADTPIVIQPASATETTQLTADSHPSYHTDGFN